Part of the Lebetimonas natsushimae genome is shown below.
TTATTAAAACTTATGAAGAAAAAAACACTCCAAAAGTTTATTATTCAGAAATTGTGGAAGAGCAGATTGAAAATTTAAAACCTTTTATTAAAGAATGCAAATTTTCAAAAAGATTTGTTGCAATAAGACTTCTTGAAGATGATGAGAATATTTATAAAATAGTTCATGAAAAACCTTGGTTTAGTGATTTAATGCCAAGACTTAAAGACGCAAAAGATATTTTAAGAGGAGAATATTCTGAAGATGATACAAAAACAATCCTTTTTGAAGAAAGACTGGCCCTTGCAAAAGGAATTGTTACTCAAATAGCTAAAAAAGCAAGACGTGAGACCCTTACAGAAAAGATAGATAAAATTTTAATCCATCCGGTTTTAGGACTTCCTATATTTTTATTTATTATGTGGGCCATTTTTCAATTAACATTTGATATCGGTGCTATTCCAATGGACTGGATTGATGCGGGATTTAGCGCTTTTGGAGACTGGATTGGAAATACAATGCCGGATTCTATGATAAAAGATGCATTGGTAGATGGAGTGATTCCGGCAGTTGGAGCTGTTGTTATGTTTTTGCCGAATATCCTGATTTTATTTTTAGGTTTGAATCTCTTAGAACAGACCGGTTATATGGCAAGGGCTGCGTATGTAATGGATGGGGTTCTTAAAAGATTTGGACTTCAGGGAAGAGCATTTATTCCGTTAGTTAGCGGATTTGGATGTTCAGTTCCAGCTTATATGGCGGCAAGAACCCTTAAAAATCCAAAAGACAGACTAATAACAATGCTTGTTATCGGATTTATGAGCTGTGGTGCAAGACTTCCTATTTATGTGCTTTTAGTCAGTGCGTTTTTTGCACCGAGTATGCAGGGTAATGTTATGTTTGCAATATATATCGGCGGAGCACTCACAGGGCTTATAGTTGCTAAAATTTTAAGGGTTGTTTTATTTAAAGGTGAACCCGAACCGTTTGTAATGGAACTTCCAAAGTACAGATTTCCGAAAATTAAAGCAGTTCTTTTTGATTTGTGGGTAAAAACAAAACTATATATAAGAAAAGCGGGGGTATTTATCGGTCTTACAGCATTTGCTTTATGGTTTTTAAGTTCATATCCAAGAGCTGATATTGTAAAAAAATATGAGCCTTTAATTGAAAAAGCCATGCCGGTCCAAAAAGAAGTGATAAAGCAGAAAATGAATCAGGAAATTCTTGAAAATTCTTATATTGCAAAGGTTGGGAAATTAATGGCTCCGATTACCAAACCCCTTGATCTGGGATGGAAGGAAGATGTAAGCCTGCTTGTAGGACTTGCCGCAAAAGAGGCTGTGGTTGGATCTATGGCTACTCTTTATGGTGTAGGTGATGCGGATGAAACTAGTAAGGCGTTAATAGAAGAAATAAGAAATGCAATGCCGTTTACCGCTGCGGTTGCAATGATTATAATTGTTATGTTTTATTCTCCTTGTATTGCGGCGATGAGTACATTTTATGCAGAAGTTCCACAGTGGGCATGGAGAGTATTTTATACAGTCTATCCAAATGTATTTGCCTATATTGCGGCATTAATAGCGGTTGGCTTAATTAAACTTTTCTCTTAATTTTTTCTTTCTTTTTTTATTTATCTCTTTTTAAGTTTTTTTTGTTATTATTCCTTTTAGACTTCATAAACTTTTCTATCAAACAAAGG
Proteins encoded:
- the feoB gene encoding ferrous iron transport protein B is translated as MKEIKVALVGQPNVGKSHLINSISGATLHVGNFSGVTVEKKEVEFSRGEYKIKLIDLPGTYSFHTYTPEEEVTKNFLLNEEYDLILNVIDSNQLEKNLIFSFQIADIGKPVVIAFNMYDEYSRQGGEIDTEKFFKLTNIRAENVSAKEKFGLEELFAKVIKTYEEKNTPKVYYSEIVEEQIENLKPFIKECKFSKRFVAIRLLEDDENIYKIVHEKPWFSDLMPRLKDAKDILRGEYSEDDTKTILFEERLALAKGIVTQIAKKARRETLTEKIDKILIHPVLGLPIFLFIMWAIFQLTFDIGAIPMDWIDAGFSAFGDWIGNTMPDSMIKDALVDGVIPAVGAVVMFLPNILILFLGLNLLEQTGYMARAAYVMDGVLKRFGLQGRAFIPLVSGFGCSVPAYMAARTLKNPKDRLITMLVIGFMSCGARLPIYVLLVSAFFAPSMQGNVMFAIYIGGALTGLIVAKILRVVLFKGEPEPFVMELPKYRFPKIKAVLFDLWVKTKLYIRKAGVFIGLTAFALWFLSSYPRADIVKKYEPLIEKAMPVQKEVIKQKMNQEILENSYIAKVGKLMAPITKPLDLGWKEDVSLLVGLAAKEAVVGSMATLYGVGDADETSKALIEEIRNAMPFTAAVAMIIIVMFYSPCIAAMSTFYAEVPQWAWRVFYTVYPNVFAYIAALIAVGLIKLFS